In a single window of the Zea mays cultivar B73 chromosome 5, Zm-B73-REFERENCE-NAM-5.0, whole genome shotgun sequence genome:
- the LOC100193015 gene encoding GDSL esterase/lipase At4g26790-like isoform 2 precursor (isoform 2 precursor is encoded by transcript variant 2), which translates to MAPTCRPRPDAALLLLLLTASSVGVARAAPRVPAVIVFGDSTVDTGNNNQIPTPLRADFPPYGRDMPGGPRATGRFGNGRLPPDLISEALGLPPLVPAYLDPAYGIDDFARGVCFASAGTGIDNATAGVL; encoded by the exons ATGGCGCCAACCTGCCGTCCTCGGCCGGATGCGGcgctcctgctgctgctgctgacggCGAGTAGCGTCGGCGTCGCACGGGCGGCGCCGCGGGTGCCGGCGGTGATCGTGTTCGGGGACTCGACGGTGGACACGGGCAACAACAACCAGATCCCCACCCCGCTGCGCGCCGACTTCCCGCCCTACGGTCGCGACATGCCGGGCGGGCCGCGCGCCACCGGCCGGTTCGGCAACGGGCGGCTGCCCCCGGACCTCATCTCCGAGGCGCTCGGCCTGCCGCCGCTGGTGCCGGCCTACCTCGACCCGGCCTACGGCATCGACGACTTCGCGCGCGGCGTCTGCTTCGCGTCCGCGGGCACCGGCATCGACAACGCCACCGCCGGAGTCTTG TGA
- the LOC100193015 gene encoding GDSL esterase/lipase At4g26790-like isoform X1, with protein MAPTCRPRPDAALLLLLLTASSVGVARAAPRVPAVIVFGDSTVDTGNNNQIPTPLRADFPPYGRDMPGGPRATGRFGNGRLPPDLISEALGLPPLVPAYLDPAYGIDDFARGVCFASAGTGIDNATAGVLSVIPLWKEVEYYEEFQRRLRARVGRSRAAAIVRGALHVVSIGTNDFLENYFLLATGRFAQFTVPEFEDFLVAGARAFLARIHRLGARRVTFAGLAAIGCLPLERTTNAFRGGGCVEEYNDVARSYNAKLEAMVRGLRDEFPKLSLVYISVYDSFLDLITNPDKFDTSPSCNAGLENVEEGCCATGKFEMGLMCNEDSPLTCDDASKYLFWDAFHPTEKVNRLMANHTLQVCYQEGVL; from the exons ATGGCGCCAACCTGCCGTCCTCGGCCGGATGCGGcgctcctgctgctgctgctgacggCGAGTAGCGTCGGCGTCGCACGGGCGGCGCCGCGGGTGCCGGCGGTGATCGTGTTCGGGGACTCGACGGTGGACACGGGCAACAACAACCAGATCCCCACCCCGCTGCGCGCCGACTTCCCGCCCTACGGTCGCGACATGCCGGGCGGGCCGCGCGCCACCGGCCGGTTCGGCAACGGGCGGCTGCCCCCGGACCTCATCTCCGAGGCGCTCGGCCTGCCGCCGCTGGTGCCGGCCTACCTCGACCCGGCCTACGGCATCGACGACTTCGCGCGCGGCGTCTGCTTCGCGTCCGCGGGCACCGGCATCGACAACGCCACCGCCGGAGTCTTG TCAGTGATCCCGCTGTGGAAGGAGGTGGAGTACTACGAGGAGTTccagcggcggctgcgcgcgcgcgTGGGCCGGTCCCGCGCCGCCGCCATCGTCCGCGGCGCGCTCCACGTGGTGAGCATCGGCACCAACGACTTCCTGGAGAACTACTTCCTGCTGGCCACGGGGCGGTTCGCGCAGTTCACGGTGCCCGAGTTCGAGGACTTCCTGGTGGCCGGCGCGCGCGCGTTCCTGGCGCGGATCCACCGCCTCGGCGCGCGCAGGGTCACCTTCGCGGGGCTGGCCGCCATCGGCTGCCTGCCGCTGGAGCGCACCACCAACGCGTTCCGCGGCGGCGGCTGCGTCGAGGAGTATAACGACGTGGCCAGGAGCTACAACGCCAAGCTGGAGGCCATGGTGCGTGGCCTCAGGGACGAGTTCCCCAAGCTCAGCCTCGTCTACATCTCCGTCTACGACAGCTTCCTCGACCTCATCACGAACCCAGACAAGTTTG ACACGTCGCCATCATGCAATGCAGGGCTGGAGAACGTGGAGGAGGGGTGCTGCGCGACAGGCAAGTTCGAGATGGGCTTGATGTGCAACGAGGACTCGCCGCTCACCTGCGACGACGCCAGCAAGTACCTCTTCTGGGACGCCTTCCACCCCACGGAGAAAGTGAACCGCCTCATGGCCAACCACACGCTCCAAGTGTGCTACCAAGAGGGCGTCCTGTAA
- the LOC100193015 gene encoding GDSL esterase/lipase At4g26790-like isoform 1 precursor (isoform 1 precursor is encoded by transcript variant 1), with translation MAPTCRPRPDAALLLLLLTASSVGVARAAPRVPAVIVFGDSTVDTGNNNQIPTPLRADFPPYGRDMPGGPRATGRFGNGRLPPDLISEALGLPPLVPAYLDPAYGIDDFARGVCFASAGTGIDNATAGVLSVIPLWKEVEYYEEFQRRLRARVGRSRAAAIVRGALHVVSIGTNDFLENYFLLATGRFAQFTVPEFEDFLVAGARAFLARIHRLGARRVTFAGLAAIGCLPLERTTNAFRGGGCVEEYNDVARSYNAKLEAMVRGLRDEFPKLSLVYISVYDSFLDLITNPDKFGLENVEEGCCATGKFEMGLMCNEDSPLTCDDASKYLFWDAFHPTEKVNRLMANHTLQVCYQEGVL, from the exons ATGGCGCCAACCTGCCGTCCTCGGCCGGATGCGGcgctcctgctgctgctgctgacggCGAGTAGCGTCGGCGTCGCACGGGCGGCGCCGCGGGTGCCGGCGGTGATCGTGTTCGGGGACTCGACGGTGGACACGGGCAACAACAACCAGATCCCCACCCCGCTGCGCGCCGACTTCCCGCCCTACGGTCGCGACATGCCGGGCGGGCCGCGCGCCACCGGCCGGTTCGGCAACGGGCGGCTGCCCCCGGACCTCATCTCCGAGGCGCTCGGCCTGCCGCCGCTGGTGCCGGCCTACCTCGACCCGGCCTACGGCATCGACGACTTCGCGCGCGGCGTCTGCTTCGCGTCCGCGGGCACCGGCATCGACAACGCCACCGCCGGAGTCTTG TCAGTGATCCCGCTGTGGAAGGAGGTGGAGTACTACGAGGAGTTccagcggcggctgcgcgcgcgcgTGGGCCGGTCCCGCGCCGCCGCCATCGTCCGCGGCGCGCTCCACGTGGTGAGCATCGGCACCAACGACTTCCTGGAGAACTACTTCCTGCTGGCCACGGGGCGGTTCGCGCAGTTCACGGTGCCCGAGTTCGAGGACTTCCTGGTGGCCGGCGCGCGCGCGTTCCTGGCGCGGATCCACCGCCTCGGCGCGCGCAGGGTCACCTTCGCGGGGCTGGCCGCCATCGGCTGCCTGCCGCTGGAGCGCACCACCAACGCGTTCCGCGGCGGCGGCTGCGTCGAGGAGTATAACGACGTGGCCAGGAGCTACAACGCCAAGCTGGAGGCCATGGTGCGTGGCCTCAGGGACGAGTTCCCCAAGCTCAGCCTCGTCTACATCTCCGTCTACGACAGCTTCCTCGACCTCATCACGAACCCAGACAAGTTTG GGCTGGAGAACGTGGAGGAGGGGTGCTGCGCGACAGGCAAGTTCGAGATGGGCTTGATGTGCAACGAGGACTCGCCGCTCACCTGCGACGACGCCAGCAAGTACCTCTTCTGGGACGCCTTCCACCCCACGGAGAAAGTGAACCGCCTCATGGCCAACCACACGCTCCAAGTGTGCTACCAAGAGGGCGTCCTGTAA